One genomic region from Gossypium hirsutum isolate 1008001.06 chromosome D13, Gossypium_hirsutum_v2.1, whole genome shotgun sequence encodes:
- the LOC107918879 gene encoding septum-promoting GTP-binding protein 1 — translation MTLPSMKTVHLNTKWGILERVSIFRRFFSFLWDKILVCSIAGPIQYRRLTRPDSSSSSSSPVEVVVVDDNKNLPEDHPPMICNGNEADSDLVSLKISLLGDCQIGKTSFLIKYVGDEQEKSLQMTGLNLVNKTLFVQGARIAFSIWDVGGDSNSLDLLPIACKNAVAILFMFDLTSRCTLNGVVGWYSQARKWNQTAIPILVGTKFDDFVGLPPDLQWTIVTQARAYARAMNATLFFSSATHNINVNKIFKFIMAKLFNLPWTVERNLTIGEPIIDF, via the exons ATGACACTTCCTTCAATGAAAACTGTTCATCTTAATACTAAGTGGGGTATACTTGAAAGGGTATCGATTTTTCGAAGATTTTTTAGCTTCCTTTGGGATAAAATTCTTGTTTGTTCTATAGCAGGGCCTATTCAGTACAGAAGATTGACTCGCCCggattcatcatcatcatcttcttctccgGTGGAAGTTGTGGTGGTTGACGACAATAAGAACTTGCCGGAGGATCATCCTCCGATGATATGCAATGGGAATGAAGCGGATTCGGATTTGGTTAGTCTGAAGATTAGTTTGTTAGGTGACTGTCAAATTGGAAAAACCAGCTTTCTT ATCAAATATGTCGGGGATGAACAAGAGAAAAGCTTACAGATGACTGGATTAAATTTGGTTAACAAAACATTATTTGTTCAAGGTGCCAGGATTGCTTTCAGCATATGGGATGTAGGAG GTGACAGTAACTCACTTGATCTTCTTCCAATTGCTTGTAAAAATGCTGTAGCAATTTTGTTTATGTTTGATCTAACTAGCCGATGCACTCTTAACGG tGTTGTTGGATGGTATAGTCAAGCAAGAAAGTGGAATCAG ACAGCAATTCCAATATTGGTAGGGACCAAATTTGATGATTTTGTTGGTCTTCCCCCAGATTTGCAATGGACTATAGTGACTCAG GCAAGAGCATATGCCAGAGCAATGAATGCAACCCTTTTCTTCTCAAGTGCTACACATAATATCAATGTGAACAAGATCTTCAAATTCATCATGGCTAAACTCTTTAACTTGCCATGGACAGTTGAGAGAAACTTGACCATTGGGGAGCCAATTATTGACTTCTAA
- the LOC107920563 gene encoding FHA domain-containing protein DDL isoform X1, producing MGRNSSNHSESPVRRRGSPQRRSPSNRERSPGRHKSSHKGSSPVREKSPSRHRRCHRDHSLERENRSSHTKSPKHASSRSPSPRTKRLRRPQAEKEVEKVEREYERNHSRGSEKSTHKDRASGKERISERETGGDRKDRRSGRDDTDSKSSRGRHERSVSPSDRHNRSRHRSRSPASNSRSRDEVNNSRGAEHSRDVEDDSVAKMKAAEDALEAKQKQKPTFELSGKLAAETNRVRGVTLLFNEPPDARKPDIRWRLYVFKAGEVLNEPLYIHRQSCYLFGRERRVADVPTDHPSCSKQHAVIQFRQVEKEQPDGTLTKQPRVCSTARELFPVRHAHTQSDGHHYNINQSHQHALEARIYLSTSLSQNTKTDVNVFSFSTLEIEEVPCRTR from the exons ATGGGACGCAATTCGTCCAACCATTCTGAGTCTCCAGTTAGGAGGCGAGGGTCTCCTCAAAGGAGGAGTCCGTCTAATAGAGAAAGATCACCTGGAAGGCATAAGAGTTCACATAAAGGAAGCTCCCCTGTAAGAGAAAAGTCTCCTTCTCGGCACAGGAGGTGTCACAGGGATCATTCTTTGGAAAGAGAGAATCGTTCTAGCCATACGAAGTCTCCAAAACATGCTAGTTCACGTTCTCCTTCCCCCAGGACAAAGAGGTTGAGGAGACCACAGGCTGAAAAGGAAGTTGAGAAAGTGGAGAGGGAGTATGAGAGAAATCATAGCAGGGGTAGTGAGAAGAGTACACATAAGGATAGAGCTTCAGGGAAGGAAAGGATTTCAGAGAGGGAGACGGGGGGTGACAGAAAGGATAGACGGTCGGGACGAGATGATACTGATAGCAAGTCTAGCAGAGGAAGACATGAGCGGTCTGTTTCTCCATCGGATCGCCACAACAGGAGCAGGCATAGATCTCGCTCACCTGCTTCAAATTCAAGATCTCGGGATGAG GTAAATAATTCAAGAGGTGCCGAACATAG CAGGGATGTTGAAGATGATTCTGTTGCTAAGATGAAGGCAGCTGAGGATGCCTTGGAAGCAAAACAAAAA CAAAAACCTACATTTGAGCTATCTGGAAAGCTTGCAGCAGAAACCAACAGAGTTAGAGGTGTGACTCTGCTGTTCAATGAACCCCCTGATGCTCGAAAACCCGATATAAGATGGCGACTCTATGTTTTCAAAGCTGGCGAAGTACTAAATG AACCCCTTTATATACATCGCCAGAGCTGTTACCTTTTTGGGAGGGAAAGGCGAGTGGCAGATGTACCGACAGACCATCCATCCTGCAGCAAGCAACATGCTGTCATTCAATTCCG TCAAGTAGAAAAAGAGCAACCTGATGGTACATTAACCAAGCAA CCGAGAGTATGTTCTACTGCACGAGAACTCTTCCCAGTGAGACACGCACACACACAATCAGACGGCCACCACTACAATATAAACCAATCTCATCAGCATGCACTAGAGGCAAGAATATATTTATCAACATCCTTATCACAAAATACAAAGACCGATGTCAATGTGTTTAGTTTTTCCACACTTGAGATTGAAGAGGTTCCTTGTAGAACTAGATGA
- the LOC107920563 gene encoding FHA domain-containing protein DDL isoform X2, which yields MGRNSSNHSESPVRRRGSPQRRSPSNRERSPGRHKSSHKGSSPVREKSPSRHRRCHRDHSLERENRSSHTKSPKHASSRSPSPRTKRLRRPQAEKEVEKVEREYERNHSRGSEKSTHKDRASGKERISERETGGDRKDRRSGRDDTDSKSSRGRHERSVSPSDRHNRSRHRSRSPASNSRSRDEVNNSRGAEHRDVEDDSVAKMKAAEDALEAKQKQKPTFELSGKLAAETNRVRGVTLLFNEPPDARKPDIRWRLYVFKAGEVLNEPLYIHRQSCYLFGRERRVADVPTDHPSCSKQHAVIQFRQVEKEQPDGTLTKQPRVCSTARELFPVRHAHTQSDGHHYNINQSHQHALEARIYLSTSLSQNTKTDVNVFSFSTLEIEEVPCRTR from the exons ATGGGACGCAATTCGTCCAACCATTCTGAGTCTCCAGTTAGGAGGCGAGGGTCTCCTCAAAGGAGGAGTCCGTCTAATAGAGAAAGATCACCTGGAAGGCATAAGAGTTCACATAAAGGAAGCTCCCCTGTAAGAGAAAAGTCTCCTTCTCGGCACAGGAGGTGTCACAGGGATCATTCTTTGGAAAGAGAGAATCGTTCTAGCCATACGAAGTCTCCAAAACATGCTAGTTCACGTTCTCCTTCCCCCAGGACAAAGAGGTTGAGGAGACCACAGGCTGAAAAGGAAGTTGAGAAAGTGGAGAGGGAGTATGAGAGAAATCATAGCAGGGGTAGTGAGAAGAGTACACATAAGGATAGAGCTTCAGGGAAGGAAAGGATTTCAGAGAGGGAGACGGGGGGTGACAGAAAGGATAGACGGTCGGGACGAGATGATACTGATAGCAAGTCTAGCAGAGGAAGACATGAGCGGTCTGTTTCTCCATCGGATCGCCACAACAGGAGCAGGCATAGATCTCGCTCACCTGCTTCAAATTCAAGATCTCGGGATGAG GTAAATAATTCAAGAGGTGCCGAACATAG GGATGTTGAAGATGATTCTGTTGCTAAGATGAAGGCAGCTGAGGATGCCTTGGAAGCAAAACAAAAA CAAAAACCTACATTTGAGCTATCTGGAAAGCTTGCAGCAGAAACCAACAGAGTTAGAGGTGTGACTCTGCTGTTCAATGAACCCCCTGATGCTCGAAAACCCGATATAAGATGGCGACTCTATGTTTTCAAAGCTGGCGAAGTACTAAATG AACCCCTTTATATACATCGCCAGAGCTGTTACCTTTTTGGGAGGGAAAGGCGAGTGGCAGATGTACCGACAGACCATCCATCCTGCAGCAAGCAACATGCTGTCATTCAATTCCG TCAAGTAGAAAAAGAGCAACCTGATGGTACATTAACCAAGCAA CCGAGAGTATGTTCTACTGCACGAGAACTCTTCCCAGTGAGACACGCACACACACAATCAGACGGCCACCACTACAATATAAACCAATCTCATCAGCATGCACTAGAGGCAAGAATATATTTATCAACATCCTTATCACAAAATACAAAGACCGATGTCAATGTGTTTAGTTTTTCCACACTTGAGATTGAAGAGGTTCCTTGTAGAACTAGATGA
- the LOC107920563 gene encoding FHA domain-containing protein DDL isoform X3 — protein sequence MGRNSSNHSESPVRRRGSPQRRSPSNRERSPGRHKSSHKGSSPVREKSPSRHRRCHRDHSLERENRSSHTKSPKHASSRSPSPRTKRLRRPQAEKEVEKVEREYERNHSRGSEKSTHKDRASGKERISERETGGDRKDRRSGRDDTDSKSSRGRHERSVSPSDRHNRSRHRSRSPASNSRSRDEVNNSRGAEHSRDVEDDSVAKMKAAEDALEAKQKQKPTFELSGKLAAETNRVRGVTLLFNEPPDARKPDIRWRLYVFKAGEVLNEPLYIHRQSCYLFGRERRVADVPTDHPSCSKQHAVIQFRQVEKEQPDGTLTKQVRPYIMDLGSTNKTFINDNPIEPQRYYELFEKDTIKFGNSSREYVLLHENSSQ from the exons ATGGGACGCAATTCGTCCAACCATTCTGAGTCTCCAGTTAGGAGGCGAGGGTCTCCTCAAAGGAGGAGTCCGTCTAATAGAGAAAGATCACCTGGAAGGCATAAGAGTTCACATAAAGGAAGCTCCCCTGTAAGAGAAAAGTCTCCTTCTCGGCACAGGAGGTGTCACAGGGATCATTCTTTGGAAAGAGAGAATCGTTCTAGCCATACGAAGTCTCCAAAACATGCTAGTTCACGTTCTCCTTCCCCCAGGACAAAGAGGTTGAGGAGACCACAGGCTGAAAAGGAAGTTGAGAAAGTGGAGAGGGAGTATGAGAGAAATCATAGCAGGGGTAGTGAGAAGAGTACACATAAGGATAGAGCTTCAGGGAAGGAAAGGATTTCAGAGAGGGAGACGGGGGGTGACAGAAAGGATAGACGGTCGGGACGAGATGATACTGATAGCAAGTCTAGCAGAGGAAGACATGAGCGGTCTGTTTCTCCATCGGATCGCCACAACAGGAGCAGGCATAGATCTCGCTCACCTGCTTCAAATTCAAGATCTCGGGATGAG GTAAATAATTCAAGAGGTGCCGAACATAG CAGGGATGTTGAAGATGATTCTGTTGCTAAGATGAAGGCAGCTGAGGATGCCTTGGAAGCAAAACAAAAA CAAAAACCTACATTTGAGCTATCTGGAAAGCTTGCAGCAGAAACCAACAGAGTTAGAGGTGTGACTCTGCTGTTCAATGAACCCCCTGATGCTCGAAAACCCGATATAAGATGGCGACTCTATGTTTTCAAAGCTGGCGAAGTACTAAATG AACCCCTTTATATACATCGCCAGAGCTGTTACCTTTTTGGGAGGGAAAGGCGAGTGGCAGATGTACCGACAGACCATCCATCCTGCAGCAAGCAACATGCTGTCATTCAATTCCG TCAAGTAGAAAAAGAGCAACCTGATGGTACATTAACCAAGCAAGTAAG GCCTTATATAATGGACCTTGGAAGcactaataaaactttcattaAT GACAATCCAATTGAACCTCAACGTTATTATGAACTTTTTGAGAAAGACACCATTAAATTTGGTAATAGTAG CCGAGAGTATGTTCTACTGCACGAGAACTCTTCCCAGTGA
- the LOC107920563 gene encoding FHA domain-containing protein DDL isoform X4: MGRNSSNHSESPVRRRGSPQRRSPSNRERSPGRHKSSHKGSSPVREKSPSRHRRCHRDHSLERENRSSHTKSPKHASSRSPSPRTKRLRRPQAEKEVEKVEREYERNHSRGSEKSTHKDRASGKERISERETGGDRKDRRSGRDDTDSKSSRGRHERSVSPSDRHNRSRHRSRSPASNSRSRDEVNNSRGAEHRDVEDDSVAKMKAAEDALEAKQKQKPTFELSGKLAAETNRVRGVTLLFNEPPDARKPDIRWRLYVFKAGEVLNEPLYIHRQSCYLFGRERRVADVPTDHPSCSKQHAVIQFRQVEKEQPDGTLTKQVRPYIMDLGSTNKTFINDNPIEPQRYYELFEKDTIKFGNSSREYVLLHENSSQ; encoded by the exons ATGGGACGCAATTCGTCCAACCATTCTGAGTCTCCAGTTAGGAGGCGAGGGTCTCCTCAAAGGAGGAGTCCGTCTAATAGAGAAAGATCACCTGGAAGGCATAAGAGTTCACATAAAGGAAGCTCCCCTGTAAGAGAAAAGTCTCCTTCTCGGCACAGGAGGTGTCACAGGGATCATTCTTTGGAAAGAGAGAATCGTTCTAGCCATACGAAGTCTCCAAAACATGCTAGTTCACGTTCTCCTTCCCCCAGGACAAAGAGGTTGAGGAGACCACAGGCTGAAAAGGAAGTTGAGAAAGTGGAGAGGGAGTATGAGAGAAATCATAGCAGGGGTAGTGAGAAGAGTACACATAAGGATAGAGCTTCAGGGAAGGAAAGGATTTCAGAGAGGGAGACGGGGGGTGACAGAAAGGATAGACGGTCGGGACGAGATGATACTGATAGCAAGTCTAGCAGAGGAAGACATGAGCGGTCTGTTTCTCCATCGGATCGCCACAACAGGAGCAGGCATAGATCTCGCTCACCTGCTTCAAATTCAAGATCTCGGGATGAG GTAAATAATTCAAGAGGTGCCGAACATAG GGATGTTGAAGATGATTCTGTTGCTAAGATGAAGGCAGCTGAGGATGCCTTGGAAGCAAAACAAAAA CAAAAACCTACATTTGAGCTATCTGGAAAGCTTGCAGCAGAAACCAACAGAGTTAGAGGTGTGACTCTGCTGTTCAATGAACCCCCTGATGCTCGAAAACCCGATATAAGATGGCGACTCTATGTTTTCAAAGCTGGCGAAGTACTAAATG AACCCCTTTATATACATCGCCAGAGCTGTTACCTTTTTGGGAGGGAAAGGCGAGTGGCAGATGTACCGACAGACCATCCATCCTGCAGCAAGCAACATGCTGTCATTCAATTCCG TCAAGTAGAAAAAGAGCAACCTGATGGTACATTAACCAAGCAAGTAAG GCCTTATATAATGGACCTTGGAAGcactaataaaactttcattaAT GACAATCCAATTGAACCTCAACGTTATTATGAACTTTTTGAGAAAGACACCATTAAATTTGGTAATAGTAG CCGAGAGTATGTTCTACTGCACGAGAACTCTTCCCAGTGA